In Zingiber officinale cultivar Zhangliang chromosome 6A, Zo_v1.1, whole genome shotgun sequence, a single genomic region encodes these proteins:
- the LOC121998490 gene encoding uncharacterized protein LOC121998490 — protein MKRKELEEGCDEFMDFSLSSPARKIRRLDASELPPTMGLVETASAMTFDDPVSCVSDIVMPSWESVHEDNSPPYPSYNEERAIVLYKPVESPLFMSPGSTDLSLRVASHFIPCLKNHVLNTGNQRLHAEEEETEADSSSLAIVPWAPSQAAMAFSEFAHEPMEAEDAEVTSMQVEDTRQATGYSEGGEGFQQVPQHCMTPQLLPSLFTC, from the exons ATGAAGCGCAAGGAGTTGGAGGAGGGGTGCGACGAGTTTATGGATTTCTCGCTTTCGTCACCGGCGAGGAAGATACGAAGATTG GATGCCAGTGAGTTGCCACCGACCATGGGATTGGTTGAGACAGCATCCGCCATGACGTTCGATGACCCTGTTTCTTGTGTTAGCGATATTGTCATGCCGAGTTGGGAATCTGTTCACGAGGACAACTCACCTCCATATCCTTCCTACAACGAGGAGAGAGCTATCGTTCTTTACAAGCCTGTGGAATCACCACTATTCATGTCCCCTGGTTCAACAGATCTTTCTCTTCGTGTCGCCTCGCACTTCATTCCCTGTCTCAAAA ATCATGTATTGAATACGGGGAACCAGAGGCTTCATGCGGAGGAAGAGGAGACAGAAGCTGACTCCAGCTCTTTAGCTATTGTTCCATGGGCGCCATCCCAAGCTGCCATGGCTTTCAGTGAGTTCGCACATGAGCCGATGGAGGCTGAAGACGCCGAAGTCACGTCCATGCAAGTCGAGGATACGAGGCAAGCAACTGGATACAGTGAGGGAGGGGAAGGTTTCCAACAGGTGCCTCAGCACTGCATGACCCCTCAGCTCCTTCCTAGTCTGTTTACATGTTAG
- the LOC121998489 gene encoding splicing factor 3B subunit 1-like, with amino-acid sequence MDNLDAEIAKAQEERRKMEDVAMLTSVTFDADLYGAGPDRFEGYERSIAVNDDEEEQDGDSRELARRMASYTGPKSLKEIPRAGADGDEDSGFKKPQRIIDREDDYRRRRLQRIISPDRNDPFASGEATPDPAVRTYADVMREQALQRQKEDILKEIAKKKEEEKSKAAAEPAPAAQKRRNRWDQSQEPDDGPVKKAKPSSVSSDWDAPDSTPGIGRWDATPTPGRVADATPSVSRRNRWDETPTPGRLADADATPTAGGVTPGATPAGMTWDATPKLSGLATPTPKRQRSRWDETPATMGSATPLPGAATPAAAFTPGVTPVGGVDLATPTPGAINLRGAMTPEQFNLLRWERDIEERNRPLTDEELDAMFPQEGYKILNPPASYVPIRTPARKLLATPTPMGTPLYSIPEENRGQQFDVPKEAPGGLPFMKQEDYQYFGALLNEEEEEQLSPEEQKERKIMKLLLKVKNGTPPQRKTALRQLTDKAREFGAGPLFNKILPLLMQPTLEDQERHLLVKVIDRVLYKLDELVRPFVHKILVVIEPLLIDEDYYARAEGREIISNLSKAAGLATMIAAMRPDIDNIDEYVRNTTARAFSVVASALGIPALLPFLKAVCQSKKSWQARHTGIKIVQQIAILMGCAVLPHLRSLVEIIEHGLSDENQKVRTITALSLAALAEASAPYGIESFDSVLKPLWKGIRSHRGKVLAAFLKAIGFIIPLMDAVYASYYTKEVMIILIREFQSPDEEMKKIVLKVVKQCVSTEGVEADYIRNDILPEFFRNFWVRRMALDRRNYKQLVETTVEIANKVGVADIVGRIVEDLKDESEPYRRMVMETIEKVVANLGASDIDARLEELLIDGILYAFQEQTSDDANVMLNGFGAVVNALGQKVKPYLPQICGTIKWRLNNKSAKVRQQAADLISRIAIIMKQCKEEQLMGHLGVVLYEYLGEEYPEVLGSILGALKAIVNVIGMTKMTPPIKDLLPRLTPILKNRHEKVQENCIDLVGRIADRGAEFVPAREWMRICFELLEMLKAHKKGIRRATVNTFGYIAKAIGPQDVLATLLNNLKVQERQNRVCTTVAIAIVAETCSPFTVLPALMNEYRVPELNVQNGVLKSLSFLFEYIGEMGKDYIYAVTPLLEDALMDRDLVHRQTAASAVKHMALGVAGLGCEDALVHLLNYVWPNIFETSPHVINAVMEAVEGMRVALGAAVILNYCLQGLFHPARKVREVYWKIYNSLYIGSQDALVAAYPTLEDDGNNLYSRPELAMFV; translated from the coding sequence ATGGATAACTTGGATGCGGAGATCGCTAAGGCTCAAGAGGAACGACGGAAGATGGAAGATGTCGCCATGCTCACCTCCGTCACCTTCGACGCCGACCTTTATGGTGCGGGTCCTGACCGTTTCGAGGGCTACGAGCGCTCTATCGCTGTTAACGACGATGAGGAGGAGCAGGACGGTGACAGCCGCGAGCTAGCCCGTCGGATGGCCTCTTACACCGGCCCTAAGTCTCTTAAGGAGATCCCCAGGGCAGGGGCAGATGGCGACGAGGATTCTGGATTTAAGAAGCCCCAGAGGATCATCGACCGGGAGGATGACTACCGGCGCCGGAGACTTCAGAGGATCATTTCGCCTGATAGGAACGATCCGTTTGCTTCTGGGGAAGCTACGCCGGACCCTGCGGTTAGGACATATGCTGACGTGATGAGGGAACAGGCCTTGCAGCGTCAGAAGGAGGATATTTTGAAGGAGATAgctaagaagaaggaggaggagaagagcaaGGCTGCTGCTGAGCCAGCCCCTGCAGCGCAAAAGAGGAGGAACAGGTGGGACCAGTCGCAGGAGCCTGATGACGGCCCggttaagaaggcaaagcccagCTCGGTGTCTTCGGATTGGGATGCTCCCGATTCCACCCCTGGGATCGGGCGGTGGGATGCAACACCGACACCAGGGAGGGTTGCAGATGCGACACCCTCCGTCTCTCGCAGAAACAGATGGGATGAAACTCCTACACCCGGGAGACTTGCTGACGCTGatgcaactcctaccgcaggtggtGTCACCCCTGGTGCTACGCCAGCTGGTATGACATGGGATGCTACCCCCAAGCTTTCTGGGCTTGCAACACCAACGCCTAAGCGCCAAAGATCAAGATGGGATGAGACTCCTGCTACGATGGGCAGTGCCACACCATTACCGGGCGCTGCGACTCCTGCTGCTGCTTTCACCCCTGGTGTTACTCCTGTTGGCGGTGTTGATCTTGCGACTCCGACTCCTGGTGCAATAAACCTTCGAGGTGCCATGACTCCGGAACAGTTTAATCTGTTGCGGTGGGAAAGGGACATTGAAGAGAGAAATAGACCGTTGACAGATGAGGAGCTGGATGCTATGTTCCCACAGGAAGGGTACAAGATATTGAATCCGCCTGCATCCTATGTTCCCATCAGGACTCCCGCAAGGAAGCTCTTAGCTACTCCTACTCCAATGGGTACGCCACTTTATTCAATACCAGAAGAGAACCGTGGGCAACAGTTTGATGTCCCAAAGGAGGCACCTGGGGGTTTGCCGTTCATGAAACAAGAGGATTACCAATACTTTGGGGCTCTACTGaatgaagaagaggaggaacaGCTTTCTCCTGAAGAGCAGAAGGAAAGAAAGATCATGAAGCTATTGCTGAAGGTGAAGAATGGTACTCCACCACAGAGGAAAACAGCCTTGCGACAACTTACGGATAAGGCCAGAGAGTTTGGAGCTGGTCCACTGTTCAACAAGATCCTGCCTTTGCTCATGCAGCCAACTCTTGAAGATCAAGAGCGCCATCTTTTGGTAAAAGTTATTGACAGGGTTCTATATAAGTTGGATGAGCTGGTCAGGCCCTTTGTTCATAAGATTCTTGTGGTTATAGAGCCTCTTCTAATTGATGAGGATTATTATGCCCGTGCTGAAGGAAGAGAGATAATCTCCAACCTCAGTAAAGCAGCTGGTCTTGCAACTATGATTGCTGCCATGAGGCCTGATATTGATAACATTGATGAGTATGTGAGGAATACAACAGCACGAGCTTTCAGTGTGGTGGCGTCTGCTTTGGGAATTCCTGCTTTGTTACCATTTCTGAAGGCTGTTTGTCAGAGTAAGAAATCTTGGCAAGCACGGCACACTGGGATTAAGATTGTCCAGCAGATTGCTATTCTCATGGGATGTGCTGTGTTGCCACATCTTAGGTCTCTAGTGGAAATTATAGAGCATGGTCTTAGTGATGAGAACCAAAAAGTGAGAACCATTACTGCCTTGTCGCTAGCAGCACTTGCAGAAGCATCTGCTCCATATGGTATTGAAAGCTTTGATTCAGTGTTGAAACCTTTATGGAAGGGTATCAGATCTCATCGTGGAAAGGTTCTTGCTGCCTTCCTGAAGGCAATTGGTTTTATTATCCCTCTGATGGATGCTGTTTATGCAAGTTACTATACTAAAGAAGTCATGATTATCCTTATCCGTGAGTTCCAATCACCTGATGAAGAAATGAAGAAGATTGTGCTAAAAGTTGTCAAGCAGTGTGTCAGTACAGAAGGGGTAGAGGCTGACTATATCCGCAATGATATTCTTCCTGAGTTTTTCAGGAATTTCTGGGTTAGGAGGATGGCACTTGACCGCAGGAACTACAAGCAGCTTGTGGAGACAACTGTAGAAATTGCAAATAAGGTTGGTGTGGCAGATATTGTAGGAAGGATAGTGGAGGATCTCAAAGATGAGAGTGAACCTTATAGGCGCATGGTGATGGAGACAATTGAAAAGGTGGTGGCTAACCTAGGAGCATCAGATATTGATGCTAGATTAGAAGAACTTCTTATAGATGGGATCTTGTATGCCTTCCAGGAGCAGACGAGTGATGATGCAAATGTTATGCTTAATGGATTTGGTGCAGTGGTTAATGCTTTAGGCCAGAAGGTCAAGCCTTATCTTCCCCAGATTTGTGGTACCATCAAGTGGCGTTTGAAcaacaagagtgccaaagttagGCAGCAAGCTGCAGACCTGATATCACGGATTGCCATTATCATGAAGCAGTGCAAGGAAGAGCAACTGATGGGTCATCTGGGTGTTGTCCTGTATGAGTATCTGGGAGAAGAATACCCTGAAGTCTTAGGTTCCATCCTGGGAGCACTTAAAGCTATAGTCAATGTCATTGGTATGACTAAGATGACACCACCTATTAAGGATCTACTTCCTCGTCTGACACCAATCTTGAAGAACAGACATGAGAAGGTGCAGGAGAATTGCATTGACCTTGTTGGCAGAATTGCAGATCGAGGAGCAGAATTTGTGCCAGCTAGGGAGTGGATGAGGATTTGTTTTGAGCTTCTTGAGATGTTGAAGGCTCACAAGAAGGGGATCAGAAGAGCTACTGTTAACACTTTTGGTTATATTGCCAAGGCTATTGGGCCACAAGATGTTCTTGCAACACTTTTGAACAATTTGAAAGTGCAAGAGCGTCAAAATCGTGTATGCACTACCGTGGCTATTGCGATAGTTGCTGAAACATGCTCTCCTTTTACTGTTCTGCCAGCTCTTATGAATGAGTACCGTGTTCCTGAGTTGAATGTACAGAATGGTGTTCTTAAATCTCTCTCATTCCTCTTTGAGTACATAGGTGAGATGGGTAAAGACTATATATATGCTGTTACACCACTGTTGGAGGATGCTTTGATGGACAGGGATCTGGTTCATCGTCAGACTGCTGCATCTGCTGTTAAGCACATGGCTTTGGGAGTTGCTGGTTTGGGTTGTGAGGATGCACTTGTTCATTTGCTTAATTATGTCTGGCCCAACATTTTTGAGACTTCTCCTCATGTTATTAATGCTGTAATGGAAGCTGTTGAAGGGATGAGAGTTGCACTTGGTGCAGCTGTTATTCTGAATTATTGCCTTCAGGGCTTATTTCACCCTGCAAGGAAAGTTAGGGAGGTCTACTGGAAAATCTACAATTCACTTTACATTGGATCCCAAGATGCTTTAGTAGCTGCTTATCCCACACTAGAAGATGACGGAAATAATTTGTATAGCCGACCCGAACTTGCAATGTTTGTCTGA
- the LOC121998491 gene encoding uncharacterized protein LOC121998491 isoform X1, with translation MEFLKARRFSIPRFGKLTGREDPDHECDRSSESKEETLDAMPKLTSAAGPAWDGDEGEDDDDFITNEVKRRLEQLRKNSFLVLIPEEECPEEEEEEEESSSSGWRESDMGDAYPNYGFDKMHDEYTQRMLFFDKCITEHLKEAESLGMPNQSRRPTSKEIALGLRNISLKRQDEHRKECEYLQQLDQDDPCQNLEAAYVAQVSLSWEALHCQYLQLNQRILMQSEHFGSYGYAAQAFQQFQVLLQRFVENEPFDQGSRVDIYANSRSLQSKFLQVPNFLGLEKKENVDDYLDEPVLATELIKIIGDSILTFLHFLNIDKKKTSSFFWAHSPRGSLQQVRASLEKKEMKVKELFKRKGAWKKKAWPSSKEQVELLFALIDIKVISRVLRMVHLSKEQLLWCEEKMSKLVLSDNKLCRDVSPLLFPC, from the exons ATGGAATTCCTTAAAGCGAGAAGATTTTCCATTCCTCGCTTTGGTAAGCTCACGGGGAGAGAAGATCCGGATCACGAGTGTGATCGGTCGTCGGAGTCAAAAGAAGAGACGTTGGACGCAATGCCGAAGCTTACCTCTGCCGCTGGTCCTGCTTGGGACGGGGACGAGGGTGAGGACGACGATGATTTCATCACGAATGAGGTGAAGCGGCGGCTGGAGCAGCTGAGGAAGAACAGCTTCTTGGTTCTTATACCGGAAGAAGAGTGCccggaggaagaggaagaagaggaggagagtagcTCGAGTGGGTGGAGGGAGTCGGACATGGGTGATGCTTATCCAAACTATGGGTTTGATAAAATGCACGATGAGTACACTCAAAGGATGCTGTTCTTCGACAAATGCATCACCGAACATCTCAAAGAAGCTG AATCTTTGGGCATGCCAAACCAGTCTCGAAGACCTACGTCAAAGGAAATAGCTTTGGGCCTCCGCAACATCTCCTTAAAGAGGCAAGATGAACATAGAAAGGAATGTGAGTACCTGCAGCAACTGGATCAAGACGATCCGTGCCAAAATTTAGAAGCTGCCTATGTTGCTCAAGTCTCTTTAAGTTGGGAAGCACTTCATTGTCAGTACTTGCAACTCAACCAGAGGATATTGATGCAGTCTGAGCATTTTGGCTCCTATGGCTATGCAGCACAAGCATTTCAGCAGTTCCAGGTATTATTGCAGAGATTTGTTGAGAATGAGCCTTTCGACCAAGGATCCAGGGTGGATATTTATGCCAACTCTCGGAGTCTGCAATCTAAGTTTCTTCAAGTCCCAAATTTCCTAG gtttggaaaagaaagaaaatgtgGATGATTATTTGGATGAGCCAGTTCTGGCTACCGAACTCATTAAGATAATTGGGGATTCAATCTTAACATTCCTCCACTTCCTGAATATAGACAAGAAAAAAACTAGTAGTTTCTTTTGGGCTCATAGCCCTCGAGGCTCCCTTCAACAAGTTCGAGCCTCACTTGAAAAG AAGGAGATGAAAGTAAAGGAGCTGTTTAAAAGGAAGGGAGCAtggaagaagaaagcttggccCTCGAGCAAGGAACAAGTGGAGTTGCTATTCGCGCTAATAGACATCAAAGTCATATCAAGGGTTCTCAGGATGGTGCATCTCAGCAAGGAGCAGCTGTTATGGTGCGAAGAAAAGATGAGCAAGCTTGTTCTTTCAgacaataaattatgcagagatGTTTCTCCACTCCTCTTTCCATGTTGA
- the LOC121998491 gene encoding uncharacterized protein LOC121998491 isoform X2: MEFLKARRFSIPRFGKLTGREDPDHECDRSSESKEETLDAMPKLTSAAGPAWDGDEGEDDDDFITNEVKRRLEQLRKNSFLVLIPEEECPEEEEEEEESSSSGWRESDMGDAYPNYGFDKMHDEYTQRMLFFDKCITEHLKEAESLGMPNQSRRPTSKEIALGLRNISLKRQDEHRKECEYLQQLDQDDPCQNLEAAYVAQVSLSWEALHCQYLQLNQRILMQSEHFGSYGYAAQAFQQFQVLLQRFVENEPFDQGSRVDIYANSRSLQSKFLQVPNFLGLEKKENVDDYLDEPVLATELIKIIGDSILTFLHFLNIDKKKTSSFFWAHSPRGSLQQVRASLEKLLIK, encoded by the exons ATGGAATTCCTTAAAGCGAGAAGATTTTCCATTCCTCGCTTTGGTAAGCTCACGGGGAGAGAAGATCCGGATCACGAGTGTGATCGGTCGTCGGAGTCAAAAGAAGAGACGTTGGACGCAATGCCGAAGCTTACCTCTGCCGCTGGTCCTGCTTGGGACGGGGACGAGGGTGAGGACGACGATGATTTCATCACGAATGAGGTGAAGCGGCGGCTGGAGCAGCTGAGGAAGAACAGCTTCTTGGTTCTTATACCGGAAGAAGAGTGCccggaggaagaggaagaagaggaggagagtagcTCGAGTGGGTGGAGGGAGTCGGACATGGGTGATGCTTATCCAAACTATGGGTTTGATAAAATGCACGATGAGTACACTCAAAGGATGCTGTTCTTCGACAAATGCATCACCGAACATCTCAAAGAAGCTG AATCTTTGGGCATGCCAAACCAGTCTCGAAGACCTACGTCAAAGGAAATAGCTTTGGGCCTCCGCAACATCTCCTTAAAGAGGCAAGATGAACATAGAAAGGAATGTGAGTACCTGCAGCAACTGGATCAAGACGATCCGTGCCAAAATTTAGAAGCTGCCTATGTTGCTCAAGTCTCTTTAAGTTGGGAAGCACTTCATTGTCAGTACTTGCAACTCAACCAGAGGATATTGATGCAGTCTGAGCATTTTGGCTCCTATGGCTATGCAGCACAAGCATTTCAGCAGTTCCAGGTATTATTGCAGAGATTTGTTGAGAATGAGCCTTTCGACCAAGGATCCAGGGTGGATATTTATGCCAACTCTCGGAGTCTGCAATCTAAGTTTCTTCAAGTCCCAAATTTCCTAG gtttggaaaagaaagaaaatgtgGATGATTATTTGGATGAGCCAGTTCTGGCTACCGAACTCATTAAGATAATTGGGGATTCAATCTTAACATTCCTCCACTTCCTGAATATAGACAAGAAAAAAACTAGTAGTTTCTTTTGGGCTCATAGCCCTCGAGGCTCCCTTCAACAAGTTCGAGCCTCACTTGAAAAG TTGCTGATCAAGTAG
- the LOC121994538 gene encoding pathogenesis-related thaumatin-like protein 3.5 produces the protein MCQRIAQSNLKKPCSVLPILLSPICSSQHLKLVPSHPNAAPFLSPMESSAACKVLAVMPVLTLLFRLSSSACSFTVLNNCPHTIWPGTLAGAGTPELPTTGFRLDSGQTARIRAGPGWSGRIWARTGCQFDDTGNGTCLTGDCGGQMECRGAGPVPPVTLFEITLGNGLDDDDFYDVSLVDGYNLPVVAAPRVLHGACNATGCLADLNAGCPKELQVDGGGGGGVVACKSACEAFGLDEYCCRGEFANANTCKPSPYSSIFKAACPRAYSYAFDDGTSTSTCKAYDYTIIFCPDLNRLRSSHNYYQGGKGAGGGDEAEEPDENTPSSCASNLSSHLLFLPLFFLLREYELHWHHQQIWN, from the exons ATGTGCCAAAGGATCGCCCAAAGCAATCTCAAAAAGCCTTGCTCTGTTCTTCCCATCCTCCTCTCTCCGATTTGCAGTTCCCAGCATTTAAAACTTGTTCCATCCCATCCCAATGCCGCCCCCTTTCTTTCACCCATGGAATCATCAGCCGCCTGCAAGGTGCTCGCCGTAATGCCTGTGCTAACTCTCCTCTTCCGGCTCTCATCGAGCGCCTGTAGCTTCACCGTCCTCAACAACTGTCCTCACACGATCTGGCCGGGGACATTGGCCGGCGCCGGCACGCCGGAACTCCCGACGACCGGGTTCCGGCTCGACTCGGGGCAGACTGCGCGGATACGCGCGGGGCCGGGGTGGTCGGGGCGGATATGGGCGAGGACGGGGTGCCAGTTCGACGACACCGGAAACGGCACGTGCCTGACCGGGGACTGCGGCGGCCAGATGGAGTGCCGCGGTGCCGGGCCCGTGCCGCCGGTGACGTTGTTCGAGATCACGCTCGGCAACGGGCTCGACGACGACGACTTCTACGACGTGAGCCTCGTCGACGGGTACAATTTGCCCGTCGTGGCCGCGCCGAGGGTGCTGCATGGGGCATGCAACGCCACGGGATGCCTGGCCGATCTCAACGCCG GGTGTCCAAAGGAGCTTCAAGTGgacggaggcggcggcggcggagtggTGGCGTGCAAGAGCGCATGCGAGGCATTCGGGCTGGACGAGTACTGCTGCCGCGGCGAGTTCGCCAATGCCAACACCTGCAAACCCTCGCCCTACTCGAGCATCTTCAAAGCCGCATGCCCGAGGGCCTATAGCTACGCGTTTGACGACGGCACAAGCACCTCCACCTGCAAGGCTTACGACTACACCATCATCTTCTGCCCGGACCTCAACAG ATTGAGGAGCTCGCACAATTACTATCAGGGAGGAAAAGGAGCTGGCGGCGGTGATGAAGCTGAAGAACCTGACGAGAACACACCATCATCCTGTGCCAGCAACTTATCGTCTCATCTCCTCTTCCTTCCCCTGTTCTTTCTTCTCAGGGAGTATGAACTCCACTGGCATCATCAACAAATTTGGAATTGA
- the LOC121998492 gene encoding 30S ribosomal protein S16-2, chloroplastic/mitochondrial-like yields the protein MVVRIRLARFGCKNRPFYRIVAADSRFKRDGRHLEILGYYNPLPGQDGGKRMGVNFDKVKYWLSVGAQPSDPVQRILFRVGILPPPAMLAMARKGGPRDTRPIDPMSGRYLTPEDSETIQPDDSDTEENESADKGNA from the exons atgGTTGTCAGAATCCGTCTTGCCAGGTTTGGCTGTAAGAACAGGCCTTTCTATCGAATTGTGGCTGCAGACAGTCGCTTTAAGAGAGATGGGAGACATCTTGAAATTTTGGGCTATTACAACCCTTTGCCAG GGCAAGATGGTGGAAAGAGGATGGGAGTGAATTTTGACAAAGTGAA GTATTGGTTATCCGTTGGTGCACAACCTTCAGACCCAGTCCAAAGAATACTCTTTCGAGTGGGGATCCTACCACCACCAGCAATGCTTGCTATGGCTCGTAAAGGAGGGCCGCGTGATACCCGACCCATTGATCCAATGAGCGGCCGATATCTCACTCCTGAAGATTCTGAAACAATTCAACCAGATGACAGTGACACTGAAGAGAATGAGTCGGCGGATAAGGGAAATGCATAA
- the LOC121998493 gene encoding zinc finger CCCH domain-containing protein 40-like has translation MAHRLLRDAQADGWERSDFPIICESCLGDNPYIRMTKADYDKECKICKRPFTVFRWRPGRDARYKKTEICQTCCKLKNVCQVCILDLEYGLPVQARDTALAINSNDAIPKSDVNREYFAEEHDRKARAGIDYDSSYGKMHPNDTILKLQRTTPYYKRNRAHVCSFYMRGECTRGAECPYRHEMPETGELAQQNIKDRYYGVNDPVAMKLLNKAGEMPSLNPPDDESIKTLYVGGLDARVSEQDLRDNFYAHGEIESIRMVLQRACAFVTYTTREAAERAAEELANKLVIKGVRLKLMWGRPQAPKPEGEASDDDAARQGVAFHAGMLPRSVISQQQSNLQPLPPGTENHMQPPPNYFNIPAPPQATRLFYPSMDPQRMGAVIPSQEGGDNKGGSEQRPPIHQGHAYPMVPSHQQGHFPPHYPPYGYMAPPPNYQQQQQQQQYAPYPPMTAASRPPAPPLPSAGQQYPQGPPGP, from the exons ATGGCGCACCGGCTGCTGCGGGACGCCCAGGCCGATGGATGGGAACGTTCCGATTTCCCCATCATCTGCGAGTCCTGCCTCGGTGACAACCCTTACATTCGAATG ACAAAGGCTGATTATGACAAGGAATGCAAGATCTGTAAGCGGCCATTTACTGTCTTCAGATGGAGGCCAGGACGAGATGCAAGATACAAGAAAACTGAAATTTGTCAGACTTGCTGTAAGCTGAAGAATGTCTGTCAGGTATGCATTCTAGATCTCGAATATGGGTTGCCAGTTCAGGCTCGGGACACCGCACTTGCTATCAACTCTAATGATGCCATTCCAAAGAGTGATGTGAATAGAGAGTACTTTGCTGAAGAACATGATCGCAAG GCCAGAGCTGGCATAGATTATGATTCGTCATATGGTAAAATGCATCCAAATGATACTATTCTAAAACTTCAAAGGACAACTCCATATTACAAAAGAAATCGAGCCCATGTTTGTAGTTTCTATATGCGTGGAGAATGTACTCGTGGTGCTGAATGTCCATACCGACATGAAATGCCTGAAACCGGTGAATTAGCTCAACAAAACATAAAAGATAGATATTATGG AGTGAATGATCCTGTTGCTATGAAACTTCTAAACAAGGCTGGGGAGATGCCCTCTCTAAATCCTCCTGATGATGAAAGTATAAAGACCCTTTATGTCGGTGGACTTGATGCCCGAGTCTCCGAACAGGATCTGAGGGATAACTTCTATGCCCATGGTGAGATAGAATCCATTAGGATGGTGCTTCAGAGAGCATGTGCATTTGTAACTTACACCACAAGGGAAGCAGCTGAAAGAGCTGCAGAGGAGCTCGCCAACAAGCTGGTCATTAAAGGTGTTCGACTGAAGCTTATGTGGGGGCGGCCTCAGGCCCCAAAACCAGAGGGAGAAGCATCGGATGATGATGCTGCAAGGCAAGGAGTTGCATTTCATGCAGGGATGCTTCCAAGGTCCGTTATATCTCAGCAACAGAGCAACCTGCAGCCTCTTCCGCCTGGAACTGAGAATCATATGCAGCCGCCACCTAACTATTTCAACATTCCTGCACCACCGCAAGCTACACGGTTGTTCTACCCTTCCATGGATCCTCAGAGGATGGGTGCTGTAATCCCCTCACAGGAGGGAGGCGATAACAAGGGTGGATCGGAGCAGCGACCTCCTATTCATCAGGGACACGCTTATCCCATGGTTCCTTCACATCAACAAGGGCATTTCCCACCCCATTACCCACCATACGGCTACATGGCGCCGCCACCAAATtaccagcagcagcagcagcagcagcaataTGCACCTTACCCACCAATGACAGCGGCTTCACGGCCACCAGCGCCGCCACTGCCATCCGCAGGACAGCAGTATCCTCAAGGCCCACCTGGACCATA G